Within Flagellimonas maritima, the genomic segment GGTGTTGCCAATGAGATAAATCAGGCCCATATAAATATTACCATTTCTAAAAAAGGAGAAGATTTGCTTTTTAAAGTTGAAAACAGCAAGCCCGCGGTATCCGAAAAATTGGAAAATAAAGAATCAATTGGACTTCAAAACATAAAAAAGCAATTAGAGCTTTTATACCCTAAGGCTTACGACCTTATTATAGAAAATGGGAAAAGTACATTTTCCGCCAATCTTAAACTAGCCATGGCATGAGTTACCAATGTGTAATTATAGATGATGAACCATTGGCAAGGGAGTTACTTGAAGGCTACCTCGAGAAGATTCCGGATTTTGAACTCGTGGCTTCTTGCCCAAGTGCTATCGATGCAAGTACTATTTTAAGCAAAAACAAGGTTGACCTCTTATTCCTAGATATTGAAATGCCAGTATTAAAGGGCACAGATTTCTTTAAAAATTTGGTTCATAAACCCGAGGTAATTTTCACCACGGCTTATAGAGATTATGCGGTCGACGGTTTTGAACTGAACGCGCTAGATTACTTATTGAAGCCGATTTTCTTTGAACGCTTTTTTCAGGCAATTCAGAAATTTTTAAAACAGGTAGAAAAGACTGAAGTAAGTAACTCAAATAATACTACCTCCAATGCAAGTGACTACCTCTTTGTAAACAAGGCCAAAAAACAGATTAAGGTTGTTTTTGATACTATTTTGTATGCCGAGAGTCTTAAGGATTATATTAAAATACACTTTCAAGAAGAAGATCCATTAACCGTAAAAGAAAGTATCTCTGCTTTTGAAAAGCGATTGGATAATCGGTTTATTCGTTTGCACCGTTCCTATATTGTGAACAGCGAAAAAATTACCGCCTACACCAAAAATGATGTTGAAATCGGAAGGATGGAAATCCCGATTGGAAACAATTACAAAGACAATCTACTCCCCTTTTTAAAATCGATTTAATCTCAAGATCACACTTGATTTTTTCTCAGGTGAACGTGATTTTGTATTCATGCTAGACATGTACATATTTGGTCGAAAATCGCTGAAACACCCTTAAAACAAGAACGTATACCGTATGCGCACCCATCTCAACCTATTTTCTTTTGTCAGCTAATGAGCTCATTTTACATTAGCCACATGAATTTAAAAATTAAAATTTTCAGTATGAAACAAACAAAATTAGTTCTTGTATTTACCGTAATTTTTCTTGGTGGATTGTTGGTAAACGCACAATCAAAAACCAAAAAATGGGATTTTAAAAAGGGAGAGGTCTTGGATATTCTGCTTTTTAATGGAAAACCTGAATTACCTAAGCTTTTCCCAAGGTATAAGGAAACCGCTTTTGCTTTTGCACTTGAAAAAGGATATCAACCGCAACCATTGCTCGCAGTTGCAGAAACTACGCAAGGAGGATATCAACCAGATACTTATGTAATTGGAAAATGGACGAATTTGGCTGGTAGAAAAGCATTTGTTAATGAAGTAGTAAATAGAGTTCCAGATTTTCACCAGCAAAGAAGAGGAATGTGGTCTTCTTTCAACTTGGCATATTATGAAGTAACAAAAGACATTTCATTTGAGGCTAATCCTGATAAGATATTAGTCGCTACATCTTACTGGAAGGACGATACTAACACTTTTATGAACTTTAAAAAAGAATGGCTTAAAACAGCTAAGAATAACGGAGGAAAAGTACTGTTGGAATTAAATGACCCAATGTCTACAGTTGGTTACATGTACAAACCAGATTTTATAGTATTAACGGAGTGGAATGATAGAGCGGCCTTTGATGCTTTTTCTAAAGAAAGCATGAAAATGGGCGAAAAGGGAATCCAGAACGTGAACCAATTTATAATCAAATAAGCAATAAAGCTGGCAAGTTAACTATGCTTGCCAGCTCATTTTAAAATATGCAAACACTTTTAAATCAGTTGGTCTATTTTGGCTTTTTTCAAAGCCTATTCTTGTTAGGTGTGTATCTGTTTTCCGCTAAGAATCGTAAAAACGTGAATGGATACATCGCTTTTTTAATTTTTGTGCTATTTATCGGATTAAGTGGCCGTGTGTTGCACATGTCTAAAGTATTTGGAGATAATTTTCGTTTAATTGCCATCTCTGAATTTGCTATTCTTCTTTTTGGAGCAACCGTTTTTCTTTTTACCAAATCATCTCTAACCAATCAACGTTTTATTGCAAGGGATTTAGTCCATTATATTCCGGCTATTGGCTACATTTTATTTGTGGTCTTTTACTTTATGATACCTTCGGATGAAGTGATTGTTGCCAGAATACAACGAGGAGAATTATACGCCGTAGTTAATGTTTTAGTAGGGATTGGGCTTACGTTTAATTGTACCTATTGGTTTTTAAGTTTAAGACAGTTTTTAAAATTTAGGAACAGCCTTAAAAATGAACTTAGTTATACGATAAAAACACAATTCTTTTTGAATTTTTTGATTGCTATAGGGGCTTGTCTTTTGGTTTGGATAAGTATGTATTTCATCAGTCTTTTTGGGCTGGAAACCATAGAAAGAGAGGCGCGAAAATTCATTTGGTTAGGAATCGCTTTTATCATTCTTTTCATTGCATATTATGGAATGATAGCACCAGATTTATTCCGAATACAATCGTTAAACCTTTCTCAAAAATATAGTCAGTCAAAATTGAGTCATAAGGACTTAGATATATTGAAGACACAGCTGGAGCAGATGATGACTGCCAAAAAACCCTATTTGAACACCAAGTTGATGAAGGCCGAACTTGCATCTATGTTAGGAATAAGCAACCCAGAATTGGCACGTCTTTTAAACGAACGTATTGGTATGAATTTCTTTGATTTTGTGAACTATTATCGGATTAAGGAGTTTATAGTACTGGCTAAAACGGATAAGGCAAAAGAACTTACTTTTTTTGGTTTGGCACAAGAGGCCGGGTTTAATTCAAAAACAACATTCAACAAGGCGTTTAGGAGTTTAATGGGCACTTCTCCTTCTGCCTATTTCAATGAAAAACTATAATCTTTGTATTATAAAATGCCCTATTTACAAAGCTTATTAGAAGTCGTGCAGAATCTATTCAATACGGTTTCATTTTCCGTATTTTTTAATAGTCTCGTGAAGTTGACTTTTATGAAACTCTATTAGAATCAATTGCGGGGCTATTTTTATACTGCAATTTTCATTTCCAATTCAGGAATCATGTTTGCCGCTGCTTTTATTTTTTCATCAATGATTTTGGTATGGATTTCTCTGGTGCGAATTTTACGGTGCCCGAGGTGTTTTGAAATGATATAAATATCTACTCCGTTTAAAAAGGATATTTTCAATGCACTTTGGCAAAGCCTGTCATTCGGAATGCGTAAGATATTCACTTACCGATTTCACCATATCATGCTGGATTAAACTTTTATTATAGGCTTCACAAAGAGCAGCCCCAAATGTATTGGAATAGAGTTGCTAAAAGTCGGAATAGGGGGTAAGTGAGAAATTAAACGAAAATAATTTTTATAACTATTTGATTTTCAATAAAATGAAACCAAATGAGACAAAATAAACTAGCGGTTACTTCCCGATGCAGTAACTAACTAACCCTTGTGGCATCGGGTCTCGGAAGGGAAAGGTGTACCCGAGGTGTACTTATTTTTTAATGTTTTCCTGCAACTATTCGAAAATATTCCCGCGCAAAACTTTAACATTTTAAAGGTATAAAAATTGTGCGATTTTGAGCTAAAAATACCCCTTATTTGAAATTGTAAATTTTGAATTTGATGGATTGGTCAATGTTGGAAATTGTAAATTCAAATCAATTATTGCAGAATAATATCGCCATCAATGTTCAATTCTTTATGAATTATTTTGGCTTGCTTAAAAGTTATTTCGCTTTCGCTTTTCAAATACCCACTTATTTTAGATTCGCTTGTGTTTAAAAGAGCGGCTAAATCTTTTCTTTTCAGGTTCATTTCCAGCATTCGCAACTCGATTACTTCTCGCAAACTGGGTAAGCCGATAGGGTAGTGGACTTCTTCATATCGTTCAACGATATTGCTGACTTCTATAAACTCTTTGGATAATGGGTTTTCCAATGGAGTGCTATCATCTACAACTTTTATCAATTCCTCTAAGCGAAGACAGGCTTTGACGTATTCTTTATGTGATACTGTAGTCATAGAAGATTAAGATTTTTTCTTGGAAGCAATAATATCTTTTATGGTCCTACTGCTAATAGGGCCTTCCCAACCTTTTCTGATTTCTTCTCTTAAATCTTTGATTATTGTTTCACGGTAAATGCGGTGTAAATTGATAGCATCCCTTACCACTTCACTATTATTTTGATATTCGCCAGACTTAACTAGTTTGGTTATATAATCCTGTTGTCTTTTATTAATAGTGATATTCATTGCTATAGCTTTGAGTCATAAAGATACAATCTAATTCAATTTCCGATTTCAGATCCAAAATGTTTATTGATTATAATCATTGAGCGTGGGAAAGATAAGGGCATGGAGCGTTTTTTCGCGCTCCATGCGGTTATGCGCGGTGCCGAGGGTGTTGGAAAACCCGTAGGTTTTTCAACTTCCGAAGGAACATGGAGTTATAAGACGGAAACCGCAATAAACCGATAATTACCTTAATCATCAAATAACGGTCAAATAAGCTGTTGCCTATGTTTATAGGGTTCATCAGTATTGTCAATCATTATGATAGAATAGCTGTCAAATAAGATTAAGAATTATGTCGGCATTTTTAATGTCAAGTTTTTTGCGCAAAAAACTTGACTTGTTGCCTTTAGTTACTTTTCGGAAGAAAAAATTGAATGGGTAGTTTGTGAATAAACTAAGCGATACTATACTGTAACCCTTTTACCTTGCGGGCAGTTAAGAAGCCCGCAAGGTAAAAGGGTTACATGCAAAATGCAACTAAAGTTATCAGTACTTATTAAAATATGTCCAGTTTTTTAACAAATAAACTGGACATTTTAAATACCTTTGTATAAATAGTTTCCAATGAAAACCTCTGAATACATTGAAGATAAGATTAATAAGTTGCCCAAAGGGTATGTATTCACCTATATGGATTTTATGAATGAGGTGACTAGGAGGGAAGCCATCATTAAACATCTGAATAGAATGGCTGCTTCTCGTAAGATAAACAAGCTATCCAAGGGGAAATACTTCAAGCCGCAAGAAACCGTATTTGGTACGTTGTTGCCAGACCAACACCAGATTGTAAAAGACTTATTGGAAGAAGATGGCAAACTTGTCGGATATATTACGGGGTATAGCGTTTATAATTCCCTCGGACTTACCACACAAGTAAGTAGCACGATACAGATAGGCAAACGGGAGATACGCCCCTCTTTTAAAAGAGGGCGTTTTAGAATTTCGTTCATCAAACAGAAGAATACCATAAATAAGGAAAATATTCCTTTACTACGATTGTTGGATGCCATACGCTACATCAAGAAAATACCCGATACCACCATTGAGAAAAGCTGTATTCGATTGATGGCATTATTGCACGAATTGAAAACCAGCGAAAAAATAAAGCTAATAAAATTGGCTTTTAAATATTCTCCAGCAACCAGAGCTTTATTAGGTGCATTGCTAAGCGAGATGGGTTGCAAGGCAGTGCCTGAACTGAGAGACCTTCAAGATAGTTTAAACCCAATAACAGTTTATAACCTTGAAATTCCTGAAAAGGTGTTGTCAAATGCTAAATACTGGAATATAAAATGAAGCTGCACGAGAACGAACAACTTTTCAGGCAAGCGGTACAAGCAACCGCACAACGGATGGGTATTTTAGATATCTACATCGAAAAGGACTATTGGGTATGCTATGCCTTAAAACTGATCTTTGATAGTGCAATCAAAGATGAAGTCATATTTAAGGGCGGCACGGCCTTGTCAAAGTGTTATAAATTCATCGAACGTTTTTCCGAGGATATTGATCTAGTCGTATTGCGCAGGGAAGAAGAAACAGGGAACCAACTAAAGACGAAGCTCAAAAAAATTACTAAGGAAATAACCGCGCCATTCGTAGAGGTAGAAATGGAAGGGATTACCAACAAAATGGGAATGATTCGAAAGATAGCATATAACTACCCCAAAATTTTTAAAGGAAATTACGGACAGGTACGAGATGCCATTATCATAGAAGCAACATGGTTGGGCCATTTTGAACCATTCACTAAGCGAGTCCTGAATACCTATATCTATGATATGATGAATGCCACCAACCAAATGACATTGGCGGAAGAATATAACCTACTGCCTTTTGAAGTACTTGTATTGGATTCTCGTAGGACGCTTTGTGAAAAGATAATGAGTTTAGTTCGGTTTTCATATACTGAAAAACCAATTATCGACTTGAATGCTAAAATCAGGCATGTGTATGATATTCATCAATTATTAAAGGATGAAACGGTGCAAGGGTTTTTTACTTCGGATGCCTTTGATACGATGCTTTTAAAAGTAGCTCATGATGACGTACAAAGTTTTAAGAACAACAACGATTGGTTAAAACACCACCCAAAAAAAGCGTTGATTTTTAAAGAACTTGAAGAAACGTGGAACCAACTTAAAGACACCTATCAGAATGACTTTAAGTTTTTGGTTTATGGGGAGTTGCCAAAAGAGGAAAGCGTATTGAAAGTAATTATTAAGGTTTCTGAGAGATTGGAAAAAGTAAAATGGTCAATATTGCTAAAATAAAACAATGAACTTTCAACTCTAATGGTTTTATTCTCGTACTTGTATTTACTTTAATATTATGACCAAACCACGCTACCTAACCAAATCAAGATTTAAATTGGCACTGAGCTGCCCTACCAAACTGTTTTATGCAAATAAGACAGATTATGAAAATACAAGTAAAACCGATACTTTTTTGGAGGCTTTGGCCCAAGGTGGTTTCCAAGTAGAAGAATTAGCACGAATGGAATACCCCAAAGGTGTTGCCATTCTAGGAAGGGATTGGGATTATGATACATTAGTAGCTAGAACAAATGAATTACTAAAACAAGAAAATGTTGTCATTTTTGAACCAGCTTTTCTAGTAAACGGACTATTCATCCGGGTTGATATTTTAGTAAAACATGGTTCTGAAATTCAGCTAATTGAAGTCAAATCAAAATCAGTTGATAGTACTTTACATCAGAGCTTTATTACAAAAAGAGGTGGATTAAGTTGGCTAGAATATTTGTACGATGTGGCCTTCCAAAAATATGTAATACAAAAATGTTATCCCGCTTGGAATGTAACGCCATATCTTAACCTAGTTGATAAATCTAAATTAACTTCTGTTGATGGCTTAAATCAAAAGTTTAAGATTGTTCAGAACTCGGAAATGAGAACAGGAATATTAAAAGCTGAGGGACTTACCAAAATGGATATTGGCAATCCAATTTTGTGTTTGATAAATGTTTCTCAAGAGATTCAATTGATATTTGATGAGAACCCAGCATTTAATAGTGAATCTTTTGAAGATAGTATTACTAATTTCAAAGAACATTACGCAAACGATATAAAAATACAAACACCTATTGGTAAGCATTGTGATGGTTGTGAGTTTCATTGCGATGGTATCGATAAAAATTTAAAAAGTGGTTTTCACGAGTGCTGGATGTCTCAGCTTTCAATTTCAAAAACCCGTGTCGATGCACCAAAAGTGTATGAAGTTTGGAATTTTCGTGGAAGTAAAAAACTTATGGATGAGGGTGTCTATTTTATGGATGAAATTCAAGAATATCAAATAGAGATAGAACCAGAAGCTGGTATTATAAGTAATTCAGAACGACGATGGTTACAGATTGAAAAGACAAAACAAAATAGCAGCGAGCCATTTGTAGAATTGGATGGGTTAAAAATTGAAATGGCGAAATGGATTTATCCATTGAATTTTATTGATTTTGAAACTACAGCGGTAGCTATTCCGTTTACGGCGGGCAGACACCCCTATGAACAGCTAGCATTTCAGTTTAGTCATCATATTTTTTTTGAAGATGGTCGAATCGAACATTTCAATGAGTATCTTGATACAACCGTAGGCCACTTCCCAAATTTTGATTTCATAAGAGCTCTAAAGAAAACACTGTCTATAAATGAGGGTAGTATTTTTCGATATCACAACCATGAAAATATTATTTTAAATAAGATTCATGAACAACTTTTGGCAAGTTCAGAGTCAGATAAAGAAGAACTAATCGACTTTATTGAAAATATAAGCCATAATACCGATAGTTCGAGCAAAAAGTGGTGTGGCGATAGAGATATGATCGATTTGTATCAAGTAATTAAAAACTACTATTTTAACCCCGCGATGAATGGTAGTTTGTCCATAAAGGCGGTTCTACCTGCTATTTTAAATACAAGTCATTTTATTAAGAAAAAGTGCCAAAACGATATAGGCTCTATTAACATTACCTCTAAAAACTTTCCGCCTGATTACATATTTCTACACTTGGAAAATGGAAATGCAATAAACCCATATGCAGCACTTCCTCCAGTTTACGAAGACTGGACGCAGGACCAATTAGAAAATGCTTTAACAGGCGTTGGTATAATTTCCGATGGTGGGGCGGCTCTTACGGCCTATGCAAAATTGCAATTTGAAGATGTTTCTGTTGAAGAAAGAGGTGTCTTGGAAAATGCTCTCCTTCGTTATTGTGAACTCGACACCCTAGCTATGGTTATGATTTTTGAGCATTTTAAGGAGCTGGTCTAGAGTAGTTGCTATTTTCATGGATTAATTCCGCAGTCATTTGATTGATTTTTCCTTCAATCAGAAAAATACTTTATTTTTAGAGACCTAAACAATCCTAACCAATCAGATGATTCTACTACAAGATTTAGTACTTAAGAAGTGCCTCATACATCCAGGCCAACAATCTTTCAGAAAGGTTTACAATGAATGTGCTAATAGCTTTTTAAGCTTATGTTAGACCAATCATTTTCAGCGAAGAACTTTAGAATCATATTTGACATCTCAAATAGAAACGGCTTTTTTGTAGAAGATAAATTGAGTTTAAGTTCAATAAGAAAAGTAACCGAGGAGATTAAGGTTTATGGCAACCTAGCAAAAAGCTATAATAAATCTGGAAATAAAGTACTTGCTCATTTTTTTAATGAAGTAAAGGAGCAGTTGAGAGAAGTAAGGAATGTTGAAATTGATAATGTACTTGAAGAAATCAGCTTAATAATATCACAGAGCGATTTTAAAATCGAATTGAAACAAATTAAAATCCCTGGAGGAAAAGATTTGTATACCATTACAAATAAGCCTGAGTATTTCTTTGCAATAAAGCAGGCTCAATTTAACATTTCAAGACTGTTTGGAGTAAAACAATCTAATCGTCATAGCATAGTTGAACAGCTATTCACATTACTTAATGACAAGTTTCCCAAGACTGTTATTAGAACAGACATATCTAGCTTTTACGAATCCATAGACCATGAATCTTTAGCAAAGCATATAAATCATGATAATTTGCTATCCCCAAAATCTAGAAAGATAATAAACAGTATTCTTAGGAGCTACAAGGTTCTCTCCGGCTCAAATAAAGGCGTACCTCGTGGGATAGGGGTAAGCGCATATTTATCAGAATTATTTATGCGTAGAATTGATCAAACCATTAGAAGTATTCCGGGTGTTACATATTATGCCAGATTTGTTGATGACATTGTGGTAATTTTTACTCCAAATCCAAATGAACCAGGCAGAGTATATCTAAATGAAGTGAAATATGCTATCGAAAAAAATAGTTCCATAAGAACGAATCCTGCTAAAACTTTTCCACTTTCCATTGTTGATTTAAGCATCAAACACAATTTTGAATTTTTAGGATACGAATTTATCATACAACATGGCAAAGTAAAGACCAAGCTGACATCAGCCAAGTTTGATAAACTGGAAAAAAGAACTGAACTGGCATTTGACCACTATGTAAATTTTTCAAAAGTTAACAAAAAGGAAGCAAGAAAAATACTTGTGAAACGGATTAGGTTTTTAACTGGCAATACTAGATTGGCCAACAATAAGGCAAAAATTTTAATTGGTATTTATTATTCAAATAGTTCTCTTACAGAAATGGGGCAAATCAAAAGGTTAAATGCAAGACTAAAAAGGCAAATAAATACACGAATTACATCTGTATCGCTCAAAAAAAGACTAAATAGGTATGATTTCATAGACAGTTTTGAGAACAGGAATTTCTCTTCTTTCAGTTCCGATGAACTAAAAGCAATAATGCAAATTTGGAAATAAATGCCAAAGAGTAAAAAGAATATTACAAACAAAAAGGAAAGAGCGGTATTATCCGATATTTTACCCTTTGAAACACCTGCAACATTTTCAAATCGATATTTTTATGACTTTTTGATATCAAATGGTATCGAACTGAGGGGGAATGTGTTGACTTGGAGAAGTGGAAATCAGACTTTAAATAAAATCGTCAAATTAATATTTGCTCTTGGTCCTAAAGAGATTGCGAATGAAACGGATGGAAAAATAACTTTGTCCCCAGGCGCACTTAAAGCAATACCTTTTCACTACAAAATTTCACATAAACAAAAGGAATTTCGGGAGCTTACCGTTGTTCATCCAAAAAATCAACTAGCGGTTATTGAGTTTTATGACTTATGCAAGGAGTTAATTCTTTACTATTGCGATGAGAGCAAATTCTCTATAAGGAAACCATTTAAAACGGCTAAATTCACTTATTTCAAGGATAGACTTCACTACGATAAATTGGCTCAAGATCACGAAGTGGTTGGGGTCGAGGAGTTTGACAAGGAATACGAAAATTTGAAAACATTTTTTTCGTACAAAGAAATTAGTAACATTCATAAATTTTATGAATCCTATAAATATCATCGGTGCGAGAAAAAGTATAAAAACCTCTTCAAGTTTGACATATCAAAATGTTTCGATAGTATATATTCTCACTCTATTACTTGGGCATTGCTAGATAAGGATATGGTTAAAGATGAAATACCAATTTCAAAGCTAACATTTGGGGGCAAATTTGACAGGTTAATGCAAGATTTAAATTATGGAGAGACAAACGGTATTGTCATTGGCCCTGAGTTTTCTAGAATTTTTGCTGAAATTATACTACAGAAAATTGATAAAACGGTTCAGTTAAAGCTTTCGAATAGAAACGAACCAATAATTTTCAGAAAGGATTATGAAGTTTTCAGATATGTTGACGACTACTTTATTTTTTATAATGATGTATACGTTAAAGAAGAGGTACTTGGGCTTTTTAGATTACATCTAAGAGATTACAAATTAGGACTGAATGAGGGAAAATCGGAAGAGTACAAAAAGCCAATACTAACAGGAATAACCGCTGCCAAGGTCGGAATAGTCAAGCTTCTAGATAAAAAAATGTCTTTTAAGTCTAAACAAGAGACAAGTTCCCTTGCCAATGATTCTGACGATAATATTCTAACTTTTTATGTCAGTTCTAGTACTTTAATTACTGAGTTTAAAATTATTTTAAAGTCAGCAGACATTAATTACAAGGATATTCAAAACTTTACACTTGGCTGTATTGACAACAAAGTAATAAGCTTTATTCATCTTTGCTCCGATACTGTTCAAAACGAGAAACAATTAGGAAAGGTCTTTTTGGAAATTCTAGATTTTGCATTCTTCGTTTATGCGGTCACTCCACGAGTAAACAGCACAATTAAATTGTGTTCAATATTGAGTAAGGTTATTCAATTTGCGAAACTTAATTTAAACTCGGATTTAAAGAACCGAATATTTAAGAAAATTTATGATGAGATATTTTTGGTGCTCAAAAAATCAAGAATTCAAGAGCATGTTCAAATTGAGACATTATATCTTCTTATTACACTTAATGATTTAGGTAGAGATTATCGACTGGAAGAAGAGGTTCTGTGTTTTTATTTTTGCATCGATTTGTCAAAGAAAAAGTGCAATTATGAATTGCACTACTTTACAATCACGGTATTGCTATTTTATTTAGGTAACAAAGCCAGATATGTGAAAACGAAAAAGATTTTAGAAAATTATATTTTGGAACTAATGTCCAATGTCTCAAAAGAAAATAGATTTAGAAAAACAGAACTGATCTTATTGTTTTTCGATTTGTTAAGCTGTCCCTATATTGATAGAGTATTTAAAAACAAGCTATTTTTACTTTTTGGGATTCCGTCTACTCAGGGAAGGCTCAGGACTAGTATTATTAATTATAGAAAGTATTGGTTTACTAAATGGGATAACTTTAATTTTGGGAAAGAGTTAGAGGCTAAAAAAAGCCAAGAAGTGTACTAAAAATATACGCTCCGCTCAAATAAATGACTCTTTCGAGGGTTCACACACAAGCGTTCTATTTGACCTTCGATAAAAGAAGATTAAATATAAAGAAGCAGCCTGAGCGGGCTGTTTTTTTATGGTTATTTATAGTGACGGAATTAAAGGTTGTAATTGCCTAGATAATTTCAGTCCCAAATCTTACCCCAAAACTTTGCGCGTGGATCCTGTCCGGTTTTTGTAGTGATTCCGGCAGATTAGCGTGAAGCAAAAACCGGATAGGGCGCACCCTACTTTTTGCTTTGGGGTTTTAGCCATTCTTTATAGAGTTCGCTGGCCTCTGGGCTTGCCTCGAAGAAAGCCCTGAAATGCCCGACCGCCTTTTCTTCTCCCTGTCCATAAGCTTCCTGCTTTATTTCAGGGATTCGGGAGACTTTATAAATGGAGAATCCTAGCACCAAAATTACGCAAACCATTAACCCCACGAACAATTTGACTGCCCATTTCGGAAAAGTCATGGACTTTTTTATATAGTAGACCACGTTACCCATTAGTTTGTGTTGGTCATCAATGGCTTTCTTTTGGTCGTCATTGTAACGTCGTAGGATAAAGTCAATGTCCGTGGTGTCGGGCTTGATTTTATAGTTTCTCAAAAAAGCTTGCATCTCTTCTAAGCGACTTATCGAGTTTTCGAATTCCTTGATTTCCTCTGTTAGCAATTCTGCTATTTCGTCTAGTTTTGCCATAATATTAAATTTCCATTCCTAATCCAATTGTTTTCTTAACAGCCAA encodes:
- a CDS encoding LytR/AlgR family response regulator transcription factor — encoded protein: MSYQCVIIDDEPLARELLEGYLEKIPDFELVASCPSAIDASTILSKNKVDLLFLDIEMPVLKGTDFFKNLVHKPEVIFTTAYRDYAVDGFELNALDYLLKPIFFERFFQAIQKFLKQVEKTEVSNSNNTTSNASDYLFVNKAKKQIKVVFDTILYAESLKDYIKIHFQEEDPLTVKESISAFEKRLDNRFIRLHRSYIVNSEKITAYTKNDVEIGRMEIPIGNNYKDNLLPFLKSI
- a CDS encoding AraC family transcriptional regulator encodes the protein MQTLLNQLVYFGFFQSLFLLGVYLFSAKNRKNVNGYIAFLIFVLFIGLSGRVLHMSKVFGDNFRLIAISEFAILLFGATVFLFTKSSLTNQRFIARDLVHYIPAIGYILFVVFYFMIPSDEVIVARIQRGELYAVVNVLVGIGLTFNCTYWFLSLRQFLKFRNSLKNELSYTIKTQFFLNFLIAIGACLLVWISMYFISLFGLETIEREARKFIWLGIAFIILFIAYYGMIAPDLFRIQSLNLSQKYSQSKLSHKDLDILKTQLEQMMTAKKPYLNTKLMKAELASMLGISNPELARLLNERIGMNFFDFVNYYRIKEFIVLAKTDKAKELTFFGLAQEAGFNSKTTFNKAFRSLMGTSPSAYFNEKL
- a CDS encoding helix-turn-helix domain-containing protein — encoded protein: MTTVSHKEYVKACLRLEELIKVVDDSTPLENPLSKEFIEVSNIVERYEEVHYPIGLPSLREVIELRMLEMNLKRKDLAALLNTSESKISGYLKSESEITFKQAKIIHKELNIDGDIILQ
- a CDS encoding ribbon-helix-helix domain-containing protein — protein: MNITINKRQQDYITKLVKSGEYQNNSEVVRDAINLHRIYRETIIKDLREEIRKGWEGPISSRTIKDIIASKKKS
- a CDS encoding DUF6088 family protein, with amino-acid sequence MKTSEYIEDKINKLPKGYVFTYMDFMNEVTRREAIIKHLNRMAASRKINKLSKGKYFKPQETVFGTLLPDQHQIVKDLLEEDGKLVGYITGYSVYNSLGLTTQVSSTIQIGKREIRPSFKRGRFRISFIKQKNTINKENIPLLRLLDAIRYIKKIPDTTIEKSCIRLMALLHELKTSEKIKLIKLAFKYSPATRALLGALLSEMGCKAVPELRDLQDSLNPITVYNLEIPEKVLSNAKYWNIK
- a CDS encoding nucleotidyl transferase AbiEii/AbiGii toxin family protein, translated to MKLHENEQLFRQAVQATAQRMGILDIYIEKDYWVCYALKLIFDSAIKDEVIFKGGTALSKCYKFIERFSEDIDLVVLRREEETGNQLKTKLKKITKEITAPFVEVEMEGITNKMGMIRKIAYNYPKIFKGNYGQVRDAIIIEATWLGHFEPFTKRVLNTYIYDMMNATNQMTLAEEYNLLPFEVLVLDSRRTLCEKIMSLVRFSYTEKPIIDLNAKIRHVYDIHQLLKDETVQGFFTSDAFDTMLLKVAHDDVQSFKNNNDWLKHHPKKALIFKELEETWNQLKDTYQNDFKFLVYGELPKEESVLKVIIKVSERLEKVKWSILLK
- a CDS encoding DUF2779 domain-containing protein translates to MEALAQGGFQVEELARMEYPKGVAILGRDWDYDTLVARTNELLKQENVVIFEPAFLVNGLFIRVDILVKHGSEIQLIEVKSKSVDSTLHQSFITKRGGLSWLEYLYDVAFQKYVIQKCYPAWNVTPYLNLVDKSKLTSVDGLNQKFKIVQNSEMRTGILKAEGLTKMDIGNPILCLINVSQEIQLIFDENPAFNSESFEDSITNFKEHYANDIKIQTPIGKHCDGCEFHCDGIDKNLKSGFHECWMSQLSISKTRVDAPKVYEVWNFRGSKKLMDEGVYFMDEIQEYQIEIEPEAGIISNSERRWLQIEKTKQNSSEPFVELDGLKIEMAKWIYPLNFIDFETTAVAIPFTAGRHPYEQLAFQFSHHIFFEDGRIEHFNEYLDTTVGHFPNFDFIRALKKTLSINEGSIFRYHNHENIILNKIHEQLLASSESDKEELIDFIENISHNTDSSSKKWCGDRDMIDLYQVIKNYYFNPAMNGSLSIKAVLPAILNTSHFIKKKCQNDIGSINITSKNFPPDYIFLHLENGNAINPYAALPPVYEDWTQDQLENALTGVGIISDGGAALTAYAKLQFEDVSVEERGVLENALLRYCELDTLAMVMIFEHFKELV
- the drt3a gene encoding antiviral reverse transcriptase Drt3a; translation: MLDQSFSAKNFRIIFDISNRNGFFVEDKLSLSSIRKVTEEIKVYGNLAKSYNKSGNKVLAHFFNEVKEQLREVRNVEIDNVLEEISLIISQSDFKIELKQIKIPGGKDLYTITNKPEYFFAIKQAQFNISRLFGVKQSNRHSIVEQLFTLLNDKFPKTVIRTDISSFYESIDHESLAKHINHDNLLSPKSRKIINSILRSYKVLSGSNKGVPRGIGVSAYLSELFMRRIDQTIRSIPGVTYYARFVDDIVVIFTPNPNEPGRVYLNEVKYAIEKNSSIRTNPAKTFPLSIVDLSIKHNFEFLGYEFIIQHGKVKTKLTSAKFDKLEKRTELAFDHYVNFSKVNKKEARKILVKRIRFLTGNTRLANNKAKILIGIYYSNSSLTEMGQIKRLNARLKRQINTRITSVSLKKRLNRYDFIDSFENRNFSSFSSDELKAIMQIWK